In Oryza sativa Japonica Group chromosome 3, ASM3414082v1, one DNA window encodes the following:
- the LOC4333521 gene encoding protein IQ-DOMAIN 19 — translation MGRAGRWLRSFLPGKKDRARAPAPEKEQAVAVVTTPGAKEKRRWSFRRPAVKDGGGGFLEPRVDPDQHAVAVAIATAAAAEAAVAAKQAAAAVVRLAGSSRRGVVVVGIEEAAAIKIQCVFRSYLARKALCALRGLVKLQALVRGHLVRRQASNTLRCMQALVAAQHRARAARLRLLDDDKEKPLLHTPRMMPTRRSPHHPRFRHQQQQQEAEENVKIVEVDTGFGGGGGSGEAHCTPRTSSRRSSCYATPLCRTPSKVELYQKVSPTPSALTDASARTYSGRYDDFSFSTARNSPWHHHHASDAPCKPHHPHHGNGDHPLFFPNYMANTESSRAKARSQSAPRQRASVSSSASEASSVRWERQASARRRASLEAQAASAPPNKCGAAMMARVQRCPSQASAPASCPWGSRLPDHDSECGSTSTVLTAATTTYCWSLATDNAAAAMA, via the exons aTGGGCAGGGCGGGTAGGTGGCTGCGAAGCTTCTTGCCGGGGAAGAAGGACAGGgcgagggcgccggcgccggagaaggagcaggcggtggcggtggtgacgACGCCGGGGGCGAAGGAGAAGAGGCGGTGGAGCTTCcggaggccggcggtgaaggatggtggtggtggtttctTGGAGCCGCGGGTGGACCCCGACCAGCACGCCGTCGCGGTGGCCAtagccacggcggcggcggcggaggcggcggtggcggccaagcaggcggcggcggccgtagtCCGGCTCGCCGGGTCGTCGAGGcggggcgtcgtcgtcgtcggcattgaggaggcggcggcgatcaaGATCCAGTGCGTCTTCAGGTCCTACCTG gcgAGGAAGGCGCTGTGCGCGCTGAGGGGGCTCGTGAAGCTGCAGGCGCTGGTGCGCGGCCACCtcgtgcggcggcaggcgagcAACACGCTCCGCTGCATGCAGGCGCTCGTCGCCGCCCAGCACcgggcgcgcgccgcgcgcctccgcctcctcgacgacgacaaGGAGAAGCCTCTCCTCCACACCCCGAGGATGATGCccacccgccgctcgccgcaccACCCCCGCTTCcgtcatcagcagcagcaacag gaggcggaggagaacgTGAAGATCGTGGAGGTGGACaccggatttggcggcggcggcggcagcggcgaggcgcACTGCACGCCGAGGACGTCGTCCCGGCGGAGCAGCTGCTACGCGACGCCGCTGTGCCGCACGCCGTCCAAGGTGGAGCTGTACCAGAAGgtgtcgccgacgccgtcggcgcTGACGGACGCCAGCGCGCGGACGTACAGCGGCCGGTACGACGACTTCTCCTTCTCCACGGCGCGGAACAGCCCgtggcaccaccaccacgcctCCGACGCGCCGTGCAAGCCGCATCACCCGCACCACGGCAACGGCGACCACCCGCTCTTCTTCCCCAACTACATGGCGAACACGGAGTCGTCGCGCGCCAAGGCGCGGTCGCAGAGCGCGCCGCGGCAGCGCGCGTCGGTGTCGTCGTCCGCCAGCGAGGCGTCGTCGGTGCGGTGGGAGAGGCAGGCGAGCGCCCGGCGCAGGGCGTCGCTGGAGGcgcaggcggcgtcggcgccacCCAACAAGTGCGGCGCCGCCATGATGGCGCGCGTGCAGCGGTGCCCGTCGCAGGCGAGCGCGCCGGCGTCGTGCCCGTGGGGGTCGAGGCTGCCGGACCACGACAGCGAGTGCGGGTCGACGAGCACCgtgctcaccgccgccaccaccacctactGCTGGTCGCTCGCCACcgacaacgccgccgccgccatggcatgA